The genomic stretch TTACTGAATTAATTAAGGCGGCATTTGAAACTTTAGTTGAGGCTGGCTATGCTCCAGAGATGGCATACTTTGAAACATGCCACGAGTTAAAATTAATAGTAGATTTAATTTATCAAAAGGGTTTAAAAGGTATGTGGGAAAACGTTTCAAATACTGCTGAATACGGCGGATTAACAAGAAGGTCAAGAGTTATAAATGAAGAATCAAGAAAAGCAATGAAAGAAATATTAAAAGAAATACAAGAAGGTAAATTTGCAAAAGAGTGGAGTTTAGAGAATATTGCAGGGGCTCCACAGTTAAATGCTTTAAGAAGATTGGAGAGAGAACATCTAATTGAAAAAGTTGGTAAAGAATTAAGAAAAATGTGTGGATTAGAAAAAGATTAAAATTTTACTTTTTTATTTTTTACTTATTCTTTATAATAATTTCTTTTTTATTTCAATCTCTATTTTATCTCTAAATTTTGACTTTTTAAGTTTTTTTATTTTTATATTCAACAACTACGACAATTAACAAAATACAATTCAACAAAAATCAAAAATTTTATATATAATTTTAGAAGTATTTTAATTCTGTGATTATTATGGAGAAGGTTATTACATACATAATTGGAGATATTGTTTTGTCAGAAAATCCAGGAAATGCTCTAAAAAAATGGAGAAATCTATTCAATATCCAACAAATTGAATTAGCAAAATATTTAAATGTATCTCCTTCTGTTATTAGTGATTATGAAGTTGGAAGAAGAAAGAATCCGGGAGTGAATATAATAAAGAAATATGTTCTTGCATTGATAGAAATTGATAAAGAGAGAGGAGGACATACTATAAAAGCATTGAATAAAATCTTAAATAAAAGTCCTTCTATTAAAGCAATTTTATCAATAAAGGAGTATGAAAACCCAATTCCTTTAAAAGAATTTGTTGATTTAATAGATGGAGAATTTGTCGTAAATACTAACAACTTAGATATTCCAATTTATGGGCATACGGTTGTAGATAGTATAAAGGCGATATTAGAGATGAATGGAGATGATTTTTATCATTTATATGGTTGGACTACTGAAAGGGCGTTAATTTTTTCAAATGTCTCTACTGGAAGGAGTCCAATGGTTGCTGTTAGAGTTAGCTTAATGAAACCAAGAGTCGTTGTTTTGCAGGGAATAGATAAAACGAAGATAGATAAATTAGCTATAAAATTAGCTGAGATTGATAATATACCACTAATAACTACTCAATTAGATTTAAAAGAACTTATAAAAGTGCTGAATGAGATAAAATAAAATTTTTTGGTGGAATTATGGTAGGTATAGTTGGCTATGGAGCATACATTCCTAAGTATAGAATTAAAGTTGATGAAATTGCAAGAGTATGGAACAAAGACCCAGAATCTATAAAAAAAGGTCTTTTAGTTTATGAAAAGGCAGTTCCAAGTTTAGATGAAGATACAGCAACAATAGCTGTTGAGGCATCAAGAAATGCATTAAAAAGGGCTGAAATTGATCCAAGAGATATTGGAGCAGTGTATGTTGGAAGTGAAAGCCATCCTTACGCTGTAAAGCCAACTGCCACAATAGTTGCTGAAGCTATTGACGCTACTACTGATTTAACAGCCGCAGATTTAGAATTTGCGTGTAAGGCTGGAACTGCTGGAATTCAAATGTGTATGGGATTGGTTGAAAGTGGATTAATTAAATATGGCTTAGCAGTAGGGGCTGATACAGCACAGGGGGCTCCGGGAGATGCGTTAGAATATACTGCCGCAGCTGGTGGGGCAGCCTATATAATTGGAAAGTCTAAGGTTATTGCTGAATTCAATGGAACTTATTCATTCACAACAGACACTCCTGACTTTTGGAGGAGGGAGGGAAAACCTTATCCAAGACATGGAGGAAGATTTA from Methanocaldococcus lauensis encodes the following:
- a CDS encoding helix-turn-helix domain-containing protein, with protein sequence MEKVITYIIGDIVLSENPGNALKKWRNLFNIQQIELAKYLNVSPSVISDYEVGRRKNPGVNIIKKYVLALIEIDKERGGHTIKALNKILNKSPSIKAILSIKEYENPIPLKEFVDLIDGEFVVNTNNLDIPIYGHTVVDSIKAILEMNGDDFYHLYGWTTERALIFSNVSTGRSPMVAVRVSLMKPRVVVLQGIDKTKIDKLAIKLAEIDNIPLITTQLDLKELIKVLNEIK
- a CDS encoding hydroxymethylglutaryl-CoA synthase, translating into MVGIVGYGAYIPKYRIKVDEIARVWNKDPESIKKGLLVYEKAVPSLDEDTATIAVEASRNALKRAEIDPRDIGAVYVGSESHPYAVKPTATIVAEAIDATTDLTAADLEFACKAGTAGIQMCMGLVESGLIKYGLAVGADTAQGAPGDALEYTAAAGGAAYIIGKSKVIAEFNGTYSFTTDTPDFWRREGKPYPRHGGRFTGEPAYFRHVINAAKGLMEKMGTKPEDYDYCVFHQPNGKFYIRVAKILGFKEEQYKIGLLTPYIGNTYSGAVPLGLSNVLDNCEGGERILAVSYGSGAGSDAFDITVTNRIKDVKDKAQRTSYYIERKEYIDYAIYAKFRRKIRM